In Carya illinoinensis cultivar Pawnee chromosome 9, C.illinoinensisPawnee_v1, whole genome shotgun sequence, the following are encoded in one genomic region:
- the LOC122277027 gene encoding uncharacterized protein At4g02000-like: MGVRTTMEGIEEKWKQFNLTEEEDVTLDSPNGEREDVQQKGDRSLIGKVCTERGVGRDVIAKTMARIWRISKRAIFQEVERNVFVITFATHADKQRIMEGRPWLFDNALILLAHYDGALQPGAIKFNYETFWMQVHNLPLGYMTEEWGMQIGNSVGRTLEVDVENDGIGWGKCLRVRVEIPLCKAIARGRFIRVKGQKEWVHFRYEKLPKICFLCGWLVHGEGGCTGEKGD; this comes from the coding sequence ATGGGAGTGCGAACAACGATGGAAGGGATAGAAGAGAAATGGAAGCAGTTCAATCTGACTGAGGAAGAGGATGTTACCCTTGACTCTCCAAATGGGGAAAGAGAGGATGTTCAACAAAAGGGTGATAGGAGTCTAATAGGGAAGGTTTGTACCGAAAGAGGAGTAGGTAGAGATGTTATAGCCAAGACAATGGCCCGAATTTGGAGGATTAGTAAGCGTGCTATATTCCAGGAGGTAGAACGAAATGTCTTTGTGATAACCTTTGCGACCCATGCAGACAAACAGAGAATTATGGAAGGTAGACCGTGGCTTTTCGACAATGCCTTGATCCTGCTAGCTCACTACGATGGGGCGTTGCAACCGGGGGCCATAAAGTTTAATTATGAAACCTTTTGGATGCAAGTCCACAACTTACCGTTGGGATACATGACGGAGGAGTGGGGGATGCAAATAGGAAATTCTGTGGGACGTACATTGGAAGTGGATGTTGAAAATGATGGGATAGGCTGGGGAAAGTGCTTGAGGGTTAGGGTGGAGATACCTCTGTGTAAAGCGATTGCAAGGGGAAGATTTATAAGGGTTAAGGGGCAGAAGGAATGGGTCCATTTCAGATATGAGAAATTGCCAAAAATCTGTTTTTTGTGTGGATGGTTAGTACACGGAGAAGGGGGGTGTACGGGAGAGAAAGGGGACTGA